In Chlorocebus sabaeus isolate Y175 chromosome 11, mChlSab1.0.hap1, whole genome shotgun sequence, one DNA window encodes the following:
- the FIGNL2 gene encoding fidgetin-like protein 2, which yields MHWTPEHAQPLNQWPEQHLDVSSTTPSPAHKLELPPGGRQRCHYAWAHDDISALTASNLLKRYAEKYSGVLDSPYERPALGGYSDASFLNGAKGDPEPWPGPEPPYPLASLHEGLPGTKSGGGGSSGALGGSPVLAGNLPEPLYAGNACGGPSAAPEYAAGYGGGYLAPGYCAQTGAALPPPPPAALLQPPPPPGYGPSAPLYNYPAGGYAAQPGYGALPPPPGPTPAPYLTPGLPAPTPLPAPAPPTAYGFPTAAPGAESGLSLKRKAADEGPEGRYRKYAYEPKAPAADGASYPAADNGECRGNGFRAKPPGAAVEASGKYGAGVPLKVLGSPVYGPQLEPFEKFPERAPAPRGGFAVPSGEPPKGVDPGALELVTSKMVDCGPPVQWADVAGQGALKAALEEELVWPLLRPPAYPGSLRPPRTVLFFGPRGSGKALLGRCLATQLGATLLRLRGATLAAPGAAEGARLLQAAFAAARCRPPSVLLISELDALLPSRDESAAAGGALQVPLLACLDGGCGAGADGVLVVGTTSRPAALDEATRRRFSLRFYVALPDSPARGQILQRALAQQGCALSERELAALVQGTQGFSGGELGQLCQQAAAGAGLPGLQRPLSYKDLEAALSKMGPRASAKELDSFVEWDKMYGSGH from the coding sequence ATGCACTGGACACCGGAACACGCCCAGCCCCTCAACCAGTGGCCAGAGCAGCACCTGGATGTCTCCTCCACCACCCCGTCGCCGGCCCACAAGTTGGAGTTGCCCCCTGGGGGTCGCCAACGCTGCCACTACGCTTGGGCACACGACGACATCTCCGCCCTCACTGCCTCCAACCTCCTAAAGCGCTATGCAGAGAAGTACTCTGGGGTCTTGGACTCTCCCTACGAGCGTCCGGCCCTGGGCGGGTACAGCGACGCCTCCTTCCTCAACGGCGCCAAAGGGGACCCCGAGCCCTGGCCAGGGCCGGAGCCACCCTACCCCTTGGCCTCACTCCACGAGGGCCTCCCAGGAACCAAGTCGGGCGGTGGGGGCAGTTCCGGGGCCCTAGGCGGCTCCCCGGTTTTAGCCGGGAACCTCCCTGAACCCCTCTACGCTGGCAATGCGTGCGGGGGCCCGTCGGCGGCGCCCGAGTACGCGGCGGGCTACGGCGGGGGGTACCTGGCGCCGGGTTACTGCGCGCAGACTGGCGCCGCGCTGCCCCCGCCGCCCCCGGCCGCGCTTCTGCAGCCCCCGCCGCCGCCCGGGTACGGGCCCTCAGCGCCGCTGTACAACTATCCCGCAGGGGGCTACGCGGCGCAACCCGGCTACGGCGCGCTCCCACCGCCCCCAGGCCCAACCCCGGCCCCCTACCTGACCCCGGGCTTGCCCGCGCCCACGCCCCTGCCAGCGCCGGCGCCGCCCACAGCCTATGGCTTCCCCACGGCCGCGCCGGGTGCCGAGTCCGGGCTGTCGCTGAAGCGCAAGGCCGCCGACGAGGGGCCCGAGGGCCGCTACCGCAAGTACGCGTACGAGCCCAAGGCCCCCGCGGCTGACGGGGCCTCCTACCCCGCCGCTGACAACGGCGAGTGTCGGGGCAACGGGTTCCGGGCCAAGCCGCCGGGAGCCGCGGTGGAGGCGTCAGGCAAGTACGGTGCCGGCGTCCCCCTCAAGGTCCTGGGCTCCCCTGTCTATGGCCCGCAACTGGAGCCCTTTGAAAAGTTCCCGGAGCGGGCCCCGGCTCCTCGTGGGGGGTTCGCCGTGCCGTCGGGGGAGCCTCCCAAAGGCGTGGACCCAGGGGCCCTGGAGCTGGTGACGAGCAAGATGGTGGACTGCGGGCCCCCGGTACAGTGGGCGGATGTGGCGGGCCAGGGTGCGCTCAAGGCGGCGCTGGAGGAGGAGTTGGTGTGGCCCCTACTCAGGCCGCCCGCCTACCCCGGCAGCCTGCGCCCGCCGCGGACCGTCCTGTTCTTCGGGCCGAGGGGCTCGGGCAAAGCGCTGCTGGGCCGCTGCCTCGCCACGCAGCTGGGTGCTACGCTGTTGCGCCTGCGCGGCGCGACCCTAGCTGCGCCCGGCGCCGCCGAGGGCGCGCGCCTCCTCCAGGCTGCTTTCGCGGCCGCGCGCTGCCGCCCACCCTCCGTACTCCTCATCAGCGAGCTGGATGCGCTGCTTCCCTCCCGGGACGAGAGCGCGGCGGCAGGGGGCGCGCTGCAGGTGCCGCTCCTAGCTTGCCTGGACGGGGGCTGCGGCGCGGGGGCTGACGGCGTGCTGGTTGTGGGCACCACCTCGCGGCCCGCGGCTCTAGACGAGGCGACCCGCCGGCGCTTCTCTCTCCGCTTCTACGTGGCGCTGCCAGACAGTCCGGCCCGCGGGCAGATCCTGCAGCGGGCGCTGGCCCAGCAAGGCTGCGCGCTCAGTGAGCGGGAACTGGCGGCGCTGGTGCAGGGCACGCAGGGCTTCTCTGGGGGCGAGCTAGGGCAGCTGTGCCAGCAGGCGGCGGCCGGGGCGGGCCTCCCGGGGCTGCAGCGCCCCCTCTCCTACAAGGACTTGGAGGCAGCGCTGTCCAAAATGGGCCCTAGGGCCTCCGCCAAGGAACTGGACTCGTTCGTGGAGTGGGACAAAATGTACGGCTCCGGACACTGA
- the TMDD1 gene encoding transmembrane and death domain protein 1: MEARTLAGAFVLALWVWARAPAGAVDAMGPHAAVRLAELLTPEECGHFRSLLEAPEPDVEAELSRLSEDRLARPEPLNTTSGSPSPRRRRRRRRQREAAKDPAGWAAGPGEVSDGCREALAAWLAPQAASLSWDRLARALRRSGRPDVARELGKNLHQQATLQLRKFGQRFLQRPSGAARAPLAPAPRPRRAAVSARDWDALELIVERLPQPLYERSPMGWAGPLALGLLTGFVGALGTGALLVLLTLWITGGGGDGDEAWPGSPSPLVTVQGCWETKPLLPKEWRAPPRAWAANGPDSPSPHSAPALSCKMGAQSWESGALDGL, encoded by the coding sequence ATGGAGGCGCGGACTCTGGCGGGCGCCTTCGTCCTGGCGCTCTGGGTTTGGGCGCGGGCTCCGGCGGGGGCCGTGGACGCTATGGGCCCTCACGCGGCCGTCCGTCTGGCCGAGCTGCTGACCCCGGAGGAGTGCGGCCATTTCCGGTCGCTCCTGGAGGCGCCCGAGCCCGACGTGGAGGCCGAGTTGTCCCGGCTTTCTGAGGACCGGCTGGCGCGGCCCGAGCCGCTCAACACCACGTCGGGGTCTCCGAgcccgcggcggcggcggcgtcgGCGGCGGCAGCGAGAGGCGGCCAAGGACCCGGCAGGCTGGgcagccgggcccggagaggtgTCTGATGGCTGCCGGGAGGCGCTGGCGGCCTGGCTGGCCCCCCAGGCCGCGTCCCTGTCCTGGGACCGCCTGGCCCGGGCCCTGCGGCGCAGCGGCCGCCCCGACGTGGCCAGGGAGCTGGGCAAGAACCTCCACCAGCAGGCGACGCTGCAGCTGCGCAAGTTCGGGCAGCGCTTCCTGCAGCGGCCCAGCGGCGCCGCCCGCGCGCCCCTTGCCCCGGCCCCGCGCCCCCGGCGTGCCGCGGTTTCAGCGCGGGACTGGGACGCCCTGGAGCTGATTGTGGAGCGCCTGCCGCAGCCCCTGTATGAGCGGAGCCCCATGGGTTGGGCGGGGCCGCTGGCGCTCGGCCTCCTCACCGGTTTCGTGGGGGCGCTGGGCACTGGGGCGCTGCTCGTCCTGCTCACGCTGTGGATcaccggcggcggcggcgacggcgACGAGGCGTGGCCCGGCAGCCCCAGCCCGCTCGTCACGGTGCAGGGCTGTTGGGAAACAAAGCCGCTCCTTCCTAAAGAGTGGCGCGCACCCCCGCGAGCCTGGGCTGCAAATGGGCCAGATTCTCCCTCACCTCACAGTGCCCCTgccctcagctgtaaaatgggagcCCAGTCTTGGGAGAGTGGTGCTTTGGACGGTTTATAA